In one window of Chanodichthys erythropterus isolate Z2021 chromosome 23, ASM2448905v1, whole genome shotgun sequence DNA:
- the eif1axb gene encoding eukaryotic translation initiation factor 1A X-linked b: MPKNKGKGGKNRRRGKNENESEKRELVFKEDGQEYAQVIKMLGNGRLEAMCFDGVKRLCHIRGKLRKKVWINTSDIILIGLRDYQDNKADVILKYNADEARSLKAYGELPEHAKINETDTFGPGDDEDIQFDDIGDDDEDIDDI, translated from the exons ATGCCGAAAAACAAAG GTAAAGGAGGAAAAAATCGGCGGCGTGGTAAGAATGAGAATGAATCTGAGAAAAGGGAGCTGGTGTTTAAAGAGGATGGACAAG AATATGCTCAGGTCATCAAGATGTTGGGAAATGGGAGATTGGAGGCCATGTGTTTTGATGGAGTCAAACGGCTTTGTCACATCCGAGGAAAGCTCCGGAAAAAG GTGTGGATTAACACATCAGACATTATACTCATTGGATTAAGGGACTACCAG GATAACAAAGCAGATGTCATTTTGAAGTATAATGCTGATGAAGCTCGGAGTCTGAAAGCCTACGGAGAGCTTCCAGAACACG CCAAAATCAACGAGACTGATACCTTCGGGCCTGGTGATGACGAAGATATTCAGTTTGATGATattggtgatgatgatgaggacATTGATGAT ATCTAA